In Methanosphaera sp. WGK6, a single genomic region encodes these proteins:
- a CDS encoding DNA methyltransferase, translated as MEITVILSQENETLPKAELLARLKTLDIDYKILNEYPGVVELDVDTTLDNILELGNHLAYTHEILSNIQETTPDNLQKSIESINWKEYVKDSFKVRVKRMGNGDVDKDGIERNIGGYIKQESQMPVSLDNAVHTIKLVYTDPILETNEYKESSVVGYNKIIISELILEQNKKHFFDNKPHKRPYFHPGSMSPKLALCMVNLAHVHENDLVLDPFCGTGGILIEAGELNTKLIGSDIEKHMYEGTKLNLAHEGFKDFEIMWEDVRKLELTEKVDAVAMDPPYGISTTLGGDDTKELYHEALIAISTYLKDDGYICMASPHYIDLYEVIENTPLKIDEQHAIRMHKSLTRIITVLSKK; from the coding sequence ATGGAAATCACAGTAATTTTATCACAAGAAAATGAAACATTACCTAAAGCAGAATTATTAGCAAGATTAAAAACTTTGGATATTGATTATAAAATACTAAATGAATATCCCGGAGTTGTAGAATTAGATGTTGATACAACATTAGATAATATTCTAGAATTAGGTAATCACTTAGCATATACTCATGAAATTCTATCAAATATTCAAGAAACAACACCCGATAATCTTCAAAAATCAATTGAATCAATTAACTGGAAAGAATATGTTAAAGATTCATTCAAAGTTCGTGTTAAAAGAATGGGTAATGGTGATGTGGACAAAGATGGTATTGAACGTAATATTGGTGGATACATTAAACAAGAATCACAAATGCCTGTTTCATTAGATAATGCTGTTCATACAATAAAACTTGTATACACAGACCCAATTCTTGAAACTAATGAATATAAAGAATCATCTGTTGTAGGATATAATAAAATAATTATTTCCGAACTAATACTCGAACAAAATAAGAAACATTTCTTTGATAACAAACCCCATAAACGACCATATTTCCATCCGGGATCTATGAGTCCTAAACTAGCATTATGTATGGTAAATCTTGCACATGTTCATGAAAATGACCTAGTTTTAGATCCTTTCTGTGGAACTGGTGGAATTCTCATAGAAGCAGGTGAATTAAATACAAAATTAATTGGTTCAGACATTGAAAAACACATGTATGAAGGAACAAAACTTAATCTTGCTCATGAAGGATTTAAAGACTTTGAAATAATGTGGGAAGATGTAAGAAAATTAGAATTAACTGAAAAAGTAGATGCTGTGGCTATGGATCCACCCTATGGTATATCAACCACACTTGGTGGAGATGATACAAAAGAATTGTATCATGAAGCACTAATAGCAATATCCACCTATCTTAAGGATGATGGATATATATGTATGGCAAGTCCACACTATATAGATTTATATGAAGTAATTGAAAACACACCACTTAAAATAGATGAACAACATGCAATACGTATGCATAAAAGTTTAACCCGTATAATAACTGTTTTAAGTAAAAAATAG
- a CDS encoding (R)-citramalate synthase, translating to MLNDLKILDTTLRDGEQTPGVLITSNEKLKIALKLDELGVDVIEAGSAITSKDEQKSIKAITENNLSAEICSFARPVKVDIDTALACDVDSIHLVIPSSDLHIQYKLRKTREQVEEMAVKATEYAKSHGLIVELSTEDATRTEVSDLKHLYNLCIDAGADRLCACDTIGLLTPEKSYDFYKELSQLSRPLSVHCHNDFGLAVANTLAALNGGATEAHVTINGLGERAGNASCEELVMAIESLYGIDTRINTELFYETSQLVERISGVVLQSNKAIVGSNAFAHESGIHADGVLKKSETYEPINPEKVGHRRRFILGKHVGKHVIHEKIKETNTDVTDEELDRIFASVKSLSDMGKTVTDVDLQAITDEVLSINPEDSLILEEYTTVSGNKITPTASVKVNINNKEKIEAGVGVGPVDAAIEAIRKSIVDTADITLEEYHVDAVTGGTDALIDVLVKLKYGDKVITSRSTKPDVILASVEAYLKGINKILSDEKRR from the coding sequence ATGCTAAATGATTTAAAAATACTAGATACAACATTAAGAGATGGAGAACAAACCCCGGGGGTGTTAATAACATCTAATGAAAAACTAAAAATTGCATTAAAACTAGATGAACTAGGAGTAGATGTAATAGAAGCAGGTTCTGCAATAACATCCAAAGATGAACAAAAAAGTATCAAAGCAATAACTGAAAATAATTTATCTGCAGAAATATGTAGTTTTGCAAGACCAGTTAAAGTAGATATTGATACAGCACTTGCTTGTGATGTAGATAGTATTCATTTAGTAATTCCTTCATCTGATTTACATATCCAATATAAATTACGAAAAACTAGAGAACAAGTTGAAGAAATGGCAGTAAAAGCTACTGAATATGCTAAAAGTCATGGTTTAATAGTAGAATTATCAACAGAAGATGCAACAAGAACAGAAGTTAGTGATCTTAAACATTTATATAACTTGTGTATTGATGCAGGTGCTGATAGATTATGTGCATGTGATACAATAGGATTGTTAACTCCTGAAAAATCATATGACTTCTATAAAGAATTATCTCAACTATCAAGACCATTAAGTGTGCATTGTCATAATGATTTTGGATTAGCAGTAGCAAACACTTTAGCTGCATTAAATGGTGGAGCAACAGAAGCACATGTAACAATAAATGGACTTGGTGAAAGAGCAGGAAATGCTTCTTGTGAAGAACTAGTAATGGCTATAGAATCATTATATGGTATAGATACTAGGATAAATACAGAATTATTCTATGAAACATCACAACTAGTAGAGCGAATATCGGGAGTAGTTTTACAATCAAACAAGGCAATAGTTGGAAGTAATGCTTTTGCACATGAATCTGGAATACATGCTGATGGAGTATTAAAAAAATCAGAAACATATGAACCAATAAATCCTGAAAAAGTAGGTCATAGGAGAAGATTTATACTAGGAAAACATGTTGGAAAACACGTAATTCATGAAAAAATAAAAGAAACGAACACAGATGTTACTGATGAAGAATTAGATAGAATTTTTGCAAGTGTAAAATCGTTATCTGATATGGGGAAAACAGTAACTGATGTTGATTTACAAGCAATAACTGATGAAGTATTAAGTATTAATCCTGAAGATTCATTGATTCTAGAAGAATATACAACAGTATCTGGAAATAAAATAACACCAACAGCATCTGTAAAAGTAAATATAAATAATAAAGAAAAAATAGAAGCTGGGGTGGGAGTAGGTCCAGTTGATGCAGCAATAGAAGCAATAAGAAAAAGTATAGTGGATACTGCGGATATTACACTTGAAGAATACCATGTAGATGCAGTGACAGGTGGAACTGATGCATTGATTGATGTACTTGTAAAACTTAAATATGGTGATAAAGTAATTACTTCACGAAGTACAAAACCTGATGTAATTTTAGCAAGTGTAGAAGCATATCTTAAAGGAATAAATAAAATATTATCTGATGAAAAAAGAAGATGA
- the cgi121 gene encoding KEOPS complex subunit Cgi121, producing the protein MTDLQKKFLDDYSIIVHSYQDNHISNIPDFLKKVDKITDLKEDSIIQLLDTDYICGEDHLNQGISQAFKAFNEKQNFAKDKGLEIGVRLSAQKQISEALKILGIKKEGNITVLYINTSDEQVNEMESLLNTRNDELLEQYDSSKIIRTYDLIDDENIIDNLNEKIALLSIKA; encoded by the coding sequence ATGACTGACTTACAAAAAAAATTCTTGGATGATTATAGTATAATTGTACATTCCTATCAGGATAATCATATTAGTAATATTCCTGATTTTCTAAAAAAAGTGGATAAAATCACAGATTTAAAAGAAGATTCCATAATTCAACTATTGGACACAGATTATATTTGTGGGGAAGATCATTTAAATCAGGGAATATCACAAGCATTCAAAGCATTTAATGAAAAACAGAATTTTGCAAAAGATAAAGGATTAGAAATAGGCGTTAGATTATCTGCTCAAAAACAGATAAGTGAAGCATTGAAAATTCTAGGAATCAAAAAAGAAGGAAATATCACAGTATTGTATATTAATACTAGTGATGAACAAGTAAATGAGATGGAAAGCTTATTAAATACTAGAAATGATGAATTACTAGAACAATATGATTCTAGTAAAATAATCAGAACATATGATTTAATTGATGATGAAAATATTATAGATAATTTGAATGAAAAAATAGCTTTATTATCTATTAAAGCATAA
- a CDS encoding Nre family DNA repair protein — protein sequence MIDSKYQYLKKLTKQLYNMKSTKVDKELDGTTPPSVFIGTYNYPKVFAGPLLTTAYEDSSIMDKPELWINNNTSQEEIIGYRLNLVRGKQTIGITDLENNYVEKLQEITMAKTSVTSEAEFNKKPRGMTFSAENAPHGPSAELKKFDIDNFKWEHQLEKAYYDTDLKAADAVEILHKKEIPFTQIQKAFSVGTMGEKDNRKLVPTRWSITAVDTIIADKLLENVKYYPQIDTYRVYEYTSLNNYYAILEIPTPWQFEWMEAFLGVKGRNLIFTDYEHNKGKKEYSRVGGCYYTSKMAVLEQLEKEKKQAGCIIFREANEDYIPLGVFNVRENVRHAMTSKPKEFETMKQSLNYIETKLKLTVDDFRKASDLLDEVLKERQTTLDQFF from the coding sequence ATGATTGATAGTAAGTACCAATACTTAAAAAAGCTTACAAAACAACTATATAACATGAAATCAACTAAAGTAGATAAAGAACTTGATGGGACAACACCACCTTCAGTATTTATAGGTACTTATAATTATCCTAAAGTTTTTGCAGGACCCTTACTTACAACAGCTTATGAAGATTCAAGTATCATGGACAAACCGGAACTTTGGATTAATAATAATACTAGTCAAGAAGAAATTATAGGTTACAGACTAAACTTAGTTAGAGGAAAACAGACCATTGGTATAACAGACCTTGAAAATAACTATGTTGAAAAACTACAAGAAATAACTATGGCTAAAACATCAGTTACAAGTGAAGCAGAATTTAATAAAAAACCAAGAGGTATGACATTTAGTGCAGAAAATGCACCGCACGGACCAAGTGCAGAACTTAAAAAATTTGATATTGATAACTTCAAATGGGAACATCAACTAGAAAAAGCATATTATGACACAGATCTTAAAGCAGCAGATGCAGTCGAAATACTACATAAAAAAGAAATCCCATTTACACAAATACAAAAAGCATTTTCAGTAGGAACTATGGGTGAAAAAGATAATAGAAAATTAGTTCCTACAAGATGGTCAATAACAGCAGTAGATACAATCATTGCAGACAAATTACTTGAAAATGTTAAATATTATCCTCAAATTGACACATACCGAGTATATGAATATACTAGTCTTAATAATTATTATGCAATACTTGAAATACCAACACCATGGCAATTTGAATGGATGGAAGCATTTTTAGGTGTTAAAGGAAGAAACTTAATATTCACAGATTATGAACATAACAAGGGTAAAAAAGAGTATTCTCGTGTAGGTGGATGTTACTATACATCAAAAATGGCTGTTCTTGAACAATTAGAAAAAGAAAAGAAACAGGCAGGATGTATTATATTTAGAGAAGCAAATGAGGATTATATACCACTAGGAGTGTTTAATGTTCGAGAAAATGTTAGACATGCAATGACATCAAAACCAAAAGAATTTGAAACAATGAAACAATCACTAAATTATATTGAAACAAAATTAAAATTAACTGTGGATGATTTTAGAAAAGCAAGTGATTTACTTGATGAAGTTTTGAAAGAAAGACAAACCACATTGGACCAATTTTTTTAA
- a CDS encoding ATP-binding protein: MHHLTSKLIIYRQNNENNILFELADIFKKYDLDNYNKEELIEEIYIQINKLLSLATSYGFNENLWHNYISFLITMTENPFTLVSEKIGANTGSVNEFAKNDFKIIKQLFDYDFTKIEKELDINCFTTIQNYHAIIKKEQLFNKDVSLKVQELSKLIEESKDENEIFLIVTEFYEKYGVGKFGLNRAFRLSDDDSQEFIIPITSLDDVVLDDLVGYENQKDKLIKNTEAFVQGKKANNVLLYGDAGTGKSTSIKAILNQFYDQGLRMIELYKHEAKYLSRVISEIKNRNYHFIIYMDDLSFEESESSYKYLKALIEGGIETNPSNVLIYATSNRRHLIKETWNERVNTSSDEEMYHSDTIREKLSLVDRFGISIGYYKPTIKEYFNIVTTLARKYPEITLSDDELINEANKWLMNHGGPSGRTAQQFIYYILTII; the protein is encoded by the coding sequence ATGCATCATTTGACATCAAAATTAATAATATATAGACAAAATAATGAAAATAATATCTTATTTGAATTAGCAGACATTTTTAAAAAATATGATTTGGATAATTACAATAAAGAAGAACTTATTGAAGAAATTTACATTCAAATAAATAAATTATTATCTCTTGCAACAAGTTATGGATTTAATGAAAATTTATGGCATAATTACATTTCATTTTTAATAACTATGACGGAAAATCCATTTACATTAGTTTCAGAAAAAATTGGTGCTAATACCGGATCTGTGAATGAATTTGCTAAAAATGATTTTAAAATAATAAAACAATTATTTGATTATGATTTTACTAAAATAGAAAAAGAGTTAGATATTAATTGTTTTACAACTATTCAGAACTATCATGCTATAATTAAAAAAGAACAGTTATTTAATAAAGATGTTAGTCTGAAAGTACAAGAACTTAGTAAGTTAATAGAAGAATCTAAAGATGAAAATGAGATTTTTTTAATTGTTACTGAGTTTTATGAAAAGTATGGTGTTGGAAAATTTGGTTTGAACCGAGCATTTAGATTATCTGATGATGATTCACAAGAATTTATAATTCCAATAACATCCCTTGATGATGTTGTTCTAGATGATCTTGTTGGTTATGAAAATCAAAAAGATAAATTAATTAAAAATACTGAAGCATTTGTTCAAGGAAAGAAAGCAAATAATGTATTATTATATGGTGATGCTGGAACTGGAAAATCTACTAGCATTAAAGCTATTTTAAATCAATTCTATGATCAAGGACTTAGAATGATTGAACTCTATAAACATGAAGCTAAATATTTATCAAGAGTAATTTCGGAAATAAAAAATAGAAATTACCATTTTATAATATACATGGATGATCTTTCATTTGAAGAATCTGAAAGTTCATATAAATATTTAAAAGCTTTAATTGAAGGTGGAATTGAAACTAATCCAAGTAATGTTCTTATTTATGCTACATCAAATAGACGTCATTTAATTAAGGAAACATGGAATGAACGTGTTAACACATCATCTGATGAGGAAATGTATCATTCAGATACTATTCGTGAGAAATTATCACTTGTAGATCGTTTTGGAATTTCTATTGGATATTATAAACCTACTATTAAAGAATATTTCAATATTGTAACAACATTAGCTAGAAAATATCCTGAAATAACATTATCTGATGATGAATTAATAAATGAAGCTAATAAATGGTTAATGAACCATGGTGGACCTTCAGGTCGTACTGCTCAACAATTCATATATTATATACTTACAATTATTTAA
- the guaA gene encoding glutamine-hydrolyzing GMP synthase, with the protein MMDTEKFIKESIEKIKEEVKDEKVIIALSGGVDSSVASVLASEAIGDQLEAIFVDHGLLRKNEAQEVEETFKDRLNFKLVDAQDEFIEALKGETDPEKKREIIGHKFIEVFEREAKKSGATYLLQGTIAPDWIESEGNIKSHHNLTLPEGLVLKIIEPLRELYKDEVREVGSALNLSDKIVHRQPFPGPGLAVRVLGDITKEKLEICREANAILTENVEKEGLDKDLWQYFVVLTNSKVTGVKGDQRDFGYLVVIRMVQSFDAMTANIPDIPWPFLHKVSQEITANVPEITHVSLSLSNKPPATIEFE; encoded by the coding sequence ATGATGGATACAGAGAAATTTATTAAAGAATCAATTGAAAAAATAAAAGAAGAAGTTAAAGATGAAAAAGTAATTATAGCTTTATCTGGAGGAGTGGATAGTTCAGTTGCTTCTGTTTTAGCTTCAGAAGCTATAGGTGACCAACTAGAAGCAATTTTTGTAGATCATGGATTACTTAGAAAAAATGAAGCCCAAGAAGTTGAAGAAACATTTAAAGACAGATTAAACTTTAAACTAGTTGATGCTCAAGATGAATTTATTGAAGCATTAAAAGGTGAAACAGATCCTGAGAAAAAACGTGAAATTATTGGTCATAAATTTATAGAAGTTTTTGAAAGAGAAGCCAAAAAATCAGGAGCTACATATCTTTTACAAGGAACTATTGCACCAGATTGGATTGAAAGTGAAGGAAATATTAAGTCACACCATAACCTTACATTACCTGAAGGTTTAGTACTTAAAATTATAGAACCTTTACGTGAATTATACAAAGATGAAGTTAGAGAAGTAGGTTCAGCTCTTAATTTATCTGATAAAATAGTTCATAGACAACCATTCCCAGGACCTGGATTAGCTGTGAGAGTTTTAGGTGACATCACTAAAGAAAAACTTGAAATTTGTAGAGAAGCTAATGCAATATTAACAGAAAATGTTGAAAAAGAAGGACTTGACAAAGATTTATGGCAATACTTTGTTGTTTTAACTAACAGTAAAGTAACAGGAGTTAAAGGAGATCAAAGAGATTTCGGATACCTTGTTGTTATAAGAATGGTTCAATCATTTGATGCTATGACAGCAAACATACCAGACATACCATGGCCATTTTTACATAAAGTTTCACAGGAAATTACAGCTAACGTACCTGAAATAACCCACGTTTCACTATCTTTAAGTAATAAACCACCAGCTACAATTGAATTTGAATAA
- a CDS encoding GMP synthase subunit A: protein MSIVVINNLGQYNHRISRTLTYLGIENKLVPNTISLEELENMNPKGIILGGGPSIERIGNCKEFITKMNIPILGICLGHQAIADVFGGKIKSAEIESYAQIDINIIKECGLFEGIDDSLKVWASHKDEVVTLPEEFEIVATSDKCDIEAMKHIAKPIYGIQFHPEVQHTPRGGEIFENFNKICDRELDL from the coding sequence ATGAGCATTGTTGTTATTAATAATTTAGGACAGTATAATCATAGAATATCTAGAACTTTAACATATTTAGGTATAGAAAATAAACTTGTACCTAACACAATAAGTCTAGAAGAACTTGAAAATATGAATCCAAAAGGAATTATATTAGGAGGAGGACCATCTATTGAACGTATAGGTAATTGTAAAGAATTTATTACTAAAATGAACATACCTATTTTAGGAATTTGTTTAGGCCATCAGGCAATTGCCGATGTTTTTGGAGGTAAAATAAAATCTGCAGAAATTGAAAGCTATGCTCAAATAGACATCAATATCATAAAAGAATGTGGATTATTTGAAGGTATTGATGATTCTCTCAAAGTATGGGCTTCACATAAAGATGAAGTAGTTACTTTACCTGAAGAATTTGAAATAGTTGCTACTTCAGATAAATGTGATATAGAAGCTATGAAACATATTGCTAAACCAATATATGGTATTCAATTCCACCCAGAAGTACAGCATACCCCCCGTGGTGGAGAAATATTTGAAAATTTCAATAAAATATGTGACAGGGAATTAGATTTGTAA
- a CDS encoding DUF447 domain-containing protein, translating to MDDINLFSENVIYEVLITTFECGIFHTKPFGMKINDNKIILNLFPNKTLYNLKQNPNFIIQINQNPLIYVKSATNQLHYEDYVNNNILKDTSHVLIARVLFMDEIEIKDSYGKNVLTEIIAEPLELKKLKNTIPLINRATNIIIDLLVDYSRFYYMTSSEKEKFCEKLVDCERIIKKTGTENHLESLMILKNEIKLE from the coding sequence ATGGATGATATTAATTTATTCTCAGAAAATGTTATTTATGAAGTATTAATAACAACATTTGAATGTGGTATTTTTCATACAAAGCCATTTGGGATGAAAATTAATGATAATAAAATAATTTTAAATTTATTTCCAAATAAAACATTATACAATTTAAAACAAAATCCTAATTTCATAATTCAGATAAATCAGAATCCTTTAATTTATGTAAAATCAGCTACAAATCAATTACATTATGAAGATTATGTTAATAATAATATATTAAAAGATACAAGTCATGTTCTAATTGCAAGGGTATTATTTATGGATGAAATAGAAATTAAAGATAGTTATGGGAAAAATGTACTAACTGAAATAATTGCAGAACCATTAGAACTTAAAAAATTAAAAAATACAATTCCTTTGATTAATAGGGCCACTAATATAATAATTGATTTATTGGTGGATTATAGTAGATTTTATTATATGACTAGTTCTGAAAAAGAGAAGTTTTGTGAAAAATTAGTGGATTGTGAACGAATTATAAAAAAAACAGGAACGGAAAATCATTTGGAATCTTTAATGATTCTAAAAAATGAAATAAAATTGGAATAA